In Bactrocera oleae isolate idBacOlea1 chromosome 5, idBacOlea1, whole genome shotgun sequence, a genomic segment contains:
- the LOC106627913 gene encoding odorant receptor 74a isoform X1, with protein sequence MKIKHENAEIPAERAYINTTIIWTLDLFDNRPIILPIQVAGYKFNFLWPLKEDASILSRLVNNICLGVSVLCYIGTILGEFTFIGENIGDIPAVAECLCTSFMGVQYIIRIFVLLSRQRALRKLLRNFYRDIYFTHADDAALCKEINSIIRFMNIFTQFYYTPMVLILALYVYDVASVGLASPDKPFIYRMSFRWYDAQVPLQFIITAIYSGWLTISCVTIWTAEDYTLCLVLCHASFRYKKLRLDLQQLLEMARADLKGGETPCTNQNLHTAFRRRLCEIFRRQQRLNGFVVEAKAHFTHQIFYIMSFGVLLLCVVSFQFQSGPITVASSKYISWLISQTAQFLLIGYFGQMLMDETTELRNSFYCCRWEDLLVLGDPRSNKLLLGDVQFAIMNSQEPIVFDGMKFFPLTYSTVSAALRSAVSYFMFLNTMNGEN encoded by the exons atgaaaataaaacatgAAAATGCTGAAATACCAGCAGAGCgagcatatataaatacaacaataatttGGACGCTGGATTTA TTCGAcaatcggccaataatattgcCCATACAGGTAGCGGGTTACAAATTCAATTTCCTTTGGCCACTCAAGGAGGATGCCAGCATCTTAAGTCGCCTCGTCAACAACATATGCCTCGGTGTGAGCGTGCTCTGCTACATAGGCACTATTTTGG GCGAGTTTACCTTCATAGGCGAGAACATCGGTGACATACCAGCCGTGGCTGAGTGCCTGTGCACCTCTTTTATGGGCGTACAATATATAATACGAATATTTGTGCTGCTCAGTCGACAGCGCGCATTACGAAAACTACTACGAAATTTTTATCGTGACATTTACTTTACGCA CGCTGACGATGCTGCGCTGTGCAAGGAAATCAACTCGATAATAcgatttatgaatatatttacgCAATTCTACTATACGCCCATGGTGCTGATACTCGCGCTGTACGTGTACGATGTGGCGAGCGTGGGTCTGGCGTCACCTGACAAACCATTTATCTATCGCATGTCATTTCGTTGGTATGACGCACAAGTGCCGCTGCAATTCATCATCACCGCCATCTATTCGGGTTGGTTGACGATTTCTTGTGTGACAATATGGACCGCTGAGGATTATACGCTCTGCTTGGTGCTCTGTCATGCCAGTTTTCGCTATAAGAAATTGCGCTTGGATTTGCAACAGCTCCTGGAGATGGCACGTGCTGATCTGAAGGGCGGCGAGACACCTTGTACGAATCAAAATTTGCATACAGCCTTTCGGCGACGTCTCTGTGAAATTTTTCGACGGCAGCAACGTTTGAATGG CTTCGTCGTCGAGGCCAAGGCTCATTTCACCCACCAAATATTCTACATTATGTCCTTTGGCGTTTTGCTGTTGTGCGTTGTCTCCTTTCAGTTTCAGAGC GGTCCAATCACTGTGGCATCGAGCAAATATATTTCCTGGCTAATTTCGCAAACTGCGCAATTTCTGTTAATTGGCTATTTCGGTCAAATGCTGATGGATGAG ACCACGGAGCTACGAAATAGCTTCTACTGTTGCCGCTGGGAGGATTTATTGGTGCTTGGCGATCCGCGTAGTAATAAATTGTTGTTGGGTGATGTACAATTTGCTATCATGAATTCTCAGGAACCTATCGTTTTCGATGGCATGAAATTTTTTCCACTCACTTACAGTACGGTGAGTGCG GCTCTTCGTTCTGCTGTGTCGTATTTTATGTTTCTGAACACTATGAATGGAGAGAATTGA
- the LOC106627913 gene encoding odorant receptor 74a isoform X2: MDYFVPLQFDNRPIILPIQVAGYKFNFLWPLKEDASILSRLVNNICLGVSVLCYIGTILGEFTFIGENIGDIPAVAECLCTSFMGVQYIIRIFVLLSRQRALRKLLRNFYRDIYFTHADDAALCKEINSIIRFMNIFTQFYYTPMVLILALYVYDVASVGLASPDKPFIYRMSFRWYDAQVPLQFIITAIYSGWLTISCVTIWTAEDYTLCLVLCHASFRYKKLRLDLQQLLEMARADLKGGETPCTNQNLHTAFRRRLCEIFRRQQRLNGFVVEAKAHFTHQIFYIMSFGVLLLCVVSFQFQSGPITVASSKYISWLISQTAQFLLIGYFGQMLMDETTELRNSFYCCRWEDLLVLGDPRSNKLLLGDVQFAIMNSQEPIVFDGMKFFPLTYSTVSAALRSAVSYFMFLNTMNGEN, translated from the exons atggaTTACTTTGTGCCTTTGCAGTTCGAcaatcggccaataatattgcCCATACAGGTAGCGGGTTACAAATTCAATTTCCTTTGGCCACTCAAGGAGGATGCCAGCATCTTAAGTCGCCTCGTCAACAACATATGCCTCGGTGTGAGCGTGCTCTGCTACATAGGCACTATTTTGG GCGAGTTTACCTTCATAGGCGAGAACATCGGTGACATACCAGCCGTGGCTGAGTGCCTGTGCACCTCTTTTATGGGCGTACAATATATAATACGAATATTTGTGCTGCTCAGTCGACAGCGCGCATTACGAAAACTACTACGAAATTTTTATCGTGACATTTACTTTACGCA CGCTGACGATGCTGCGCTGTGCAAGGAAATCAACTCGATAATAcgatttatgaatatatttacgCAATTCTACTATACGCCCATGGTGCTGATACTCGCGCTGTACGTGTACGATGTGGCGAGCGTGGGTCTGGCGTCACCTGACAAACCATTTATCTATCGCATGTCATTTCGTTGGTATGACGCACAAGTGCCGCTGCAATTCATCATCACCGCCATCTATTCGGGTTGGTTGACGATTTCTTGTGTGACAATATGGACCGCTGAGGATTATACGCTCTGCTTGGTGCTCTGTCATGCCAGTTTTCGCTATAAGAAATTGCGCTTGGATTTGCAACAGCTCCTGGAGATGGCACGTGCTGATCTGAAGGGCGGCGAGACACCTTGTACGAATCAAAATTTGCATACAGCCTTTCGGCGACGTCTCTGTGAAATTTTTCGACGGCAGCAACGTTTGAATGG CTTCGTCGTCGAGGCCAAGGCTCATTTCACCCACCAAATATTCTACATTATGTCCTTTGGCGTTTTGCTGTTGTGCGTTGTCTCCTTTCAGTTTCAGAGC GGTCCAATCACTGTGGCATCGAGCAAATATATTTCCTGGCTAATTTCGCAAACTGCGCAATTTCTGTTAATTGGCTATTTCGGTCAAATGCTGATGGATGAG ACCACGGAGCTACGAAATAGCTTCTACTGTTGCCGCTGGGAGGATTTATTGGTGCTTGGCGATCCGCGTAGTAATAAATTGTTGTTGGGTGATGTACAATTTGCTATCATGAATTCTCAGGAACCTATCGTTTTCGATGGCATGAAATTTTTTCCACTCACTTACAGTACGGTGAGTGCG GCTCTTCGTTCTGCTGTGTCGTATTTTATGTTTCTGAACACTATGAATGGAGAGAATTGA